The Phyllostomus discolor isolate MPI-MPIP mPhyDis1 chromosome 15, mPhyDis1.pri.v3, whole genome shotgun sequence genome includes the window AGCCTGTCCGTCCCAGGGACTGTGGGCTGAGGCTCCCCAGTGACGGGACCCAGGCGTGGACCCCGAGGACAAccatgcccccccacacacaggccaCCAGGGCGgtccaggagctgctgctgcagcgCAGCCGGCGGATGGAGGTGCAGGCGCTGCTCCCGCCGCTGTTCCTGGCCCTGCTGTCACGGACCTCCTTCCTCGTGCTGCAGGGGGGCGCCGAGACCCCCCGGGACCCGCAGCCTGCTGCCGCCGAGTGGACAGACCCCGTGAGGTACCTTTGGGCTCCCGGCCACTGTCACTCGTGACCGTGCTCCCGGGCCTGTCCACTGAGCGCCCAGGTCTGGGTGTTTCCTGCCACCCGCCCGCCTGGTCATACCCCCCATTGCCAGGGTGCCGGGATGCTGGGGCCCCGCACCTCCGTTCCACAAACCTCAGAGGCGTCCTCAGACGCTCCTCAGGCGGCAGCGGCGATTCTGGGCCCGGGGAGACCGGGCAGTGATGGGCTCCTGCCTGGGCCCACAGCCGCGGTTCGGTCCCCGCCTGCTCCCCACCACTTCCGGCCGCCCCTGGGGGCCACACGGCTCTCTCGACCGGGGTCTCCAGGGCTGTCCCATCACCAGCCAGTCTCAGGGAGGCTTGGGTGGCCGGTCGGGTtgtgggtgtgggaggggcgCGTGGGGTGAGGGGGCGACCTCCCGTCTGCCCCCTGTGCCTCCGCCAGCTCCACCATCGAGGCCCTGAAGACCTTGATCCAAAGCGCTGGGTACAGGGACCACGTGTCGTACGTGCAGAGGCTCGGGGGCTGGCAGCTGCTCCGCAGCCCCGAGAGACACTACGAGGGGGTCACCCTGCTGGCCAGGTGAGCCGGGGCGGCGTCCCGGGCCCGGGCGCCCCCATGGGCCCTGCCCTGCGGCCCAGACCCGACCCCAGCGCCCGCTCCCGCCTCCCCCGCAGGGCCATGGTCGTCAAGAACTGTTGGCACAACCGCCCCCTCTTCAGCCTCATCATCTCGACGCTCCGGGACCTGGGGGGCGGGAACCACCTGCCCGCCTTCGTGTTCATGACGGAGGTGGGTCTCCCGGCTGCCGGTCGAGGGCCGGCGACTGCCGCCGGGCATGCCGTGGGCACGCCCCGTCCCGAGGGCCACACGCAGGGACGCGCCGACGCCGTCACACGTGTGCGCCTCCAGACGCGAGCACAGCTCGTTCAGAGGTGTCGGGGCCGCTCTCGTCTTTTAAGTTTTATTCCCAacaacacacgcacacacgtttAATTGCACACGCATGTGGCAGACATGTGCACGGAAGTCATGCATGCCACGTTCCTTTTCGGTGCAGCCTTCTCAAACCCTCCCGGGCTTGCCTTCTCCCGTGCGGTACACCTGGCTCACCCACCACCGTCTCTCTgtcccccgggggcggggggtgctcgTGGGTGGGCACGCAGCCTCGCCTGCGCCCGTCCCGCTGCAGCCTCCTGCTGGCTGAGTCCCCCCACGCAGGCAGGCCCGCCCGGCAGGTCGcaacccctccagcccccacacccacGTGGCACGTGGGGCGCACTTCTCAGGACGCCCCAGGCGAGCTCGCAGCAAGAGCGAGGGGCTCGGGCAGGACGGGGTGTGGACCTGCCCCCCGCTGGCCCCCACACCAGTCCTCCCCGCCCTcggcctcctcctccagctgctgcgGTGCCCAGACGTGGCGGCCTCCGTGGACGACGCCACCGTCCACGTCCTGGCCGAGTGGTTCCAGTGCGAGGAGCCCACCACCGTGAGGCTCCTCCTGCAGGTGGTGGAGACCTTTAGGCGGCACGGGAACATGGTGACCGGGGCCGGGCGAgtggcggggcctggggcgggtccctcggggagggagggaagggagaccTGGAGGGCAGCGCGCCCGCTGGCAACAGGGCAGGCGGTCCCAGGGGCAGAGCAAGTCCTCGTGAGGCCCGGGCTTGCGCCGCCGAcggccctgcctcccaggagagggaagggagggtcaCTTGGGAGAACTGGCCGGGCTGGTCTCGGCCCCCAGGACGGAAGGCAAGGGAGGGAAAGCTCCCGGGGTGTCCTCTGTCCTCCCCCCTTCCCGAGGGGGCAGACCACCCCTGCCCGGCCCTCCCCGGGGAGCTCTCCGGGGCTGCCACCTGCCTGGTCTCGGGAGCGACTGCAGGCCCTGTGCGCCCTGGACCGGCagcccccccatccctccccagagCAGGCAGCTGCAGCTCCTACAGCCCTATTTGCTCAGCTGCTGCTACTCCCTGGACGGGGACATCGTGGCGGAGACGCTGCTGGTGCTGCGGGGCCTGGTGGACAGCCTCCGGTGGCCGCAGTCCTCCTCCTTCCTGGTGCGGCTCACCTTCACGCTCGAGCCCTTCTTCGAGGCGGTACGGCCCCCCGCCGGCGCGGGGCGAGGGGGGCGGGCGCAGCGGCGACCTCGGAGGCCCGGCCAGACTGACCCGGGTGCAGCCCCCGGCGGGGGGGGCTGATGGCTCATGTCCTTCAGAATGAGGAGGGCGAGGGGAAGGTCGGCGGGGGAGCCCCGGCCGTCCCAGGACCGCGGACGGGGGCGGAGCTGTCTTCCTGCGCAGGAGTCGGAGTCCCTGCGCCTGGCGGCCTTCGAGATCTACGGCACCCTGCTGGCCAAGGTCAAGGGCACGTACCTGGCCTTCCCTCTGAAGCACCAGGTCCTCAACCTGCTGGTCCTGCTGGTGCTGCACCTGGCGGACAGGAACGTCGGCGTGGTCCAGGTGAGGGCCGTCctcccggcgggggggggggaggggaggcgggcaCAGGTGCTGCCGGCAGGGGGTGCACTCGGACAGGGGCTTTGCGAGACTCGGCCTCGGGCCGTCTGGCAGGACCgggtgggagcaggtgggggaCTCGGACGGGCCGCCCGCCTCTGGCCCCGGAGGGTCGCAGGAAGGGGCGGGCCCCCGGGTTTCCCGGGCTCCGGGCTCACCCCGCTGGCCACCGAGGTCCAGTCGGGACACCCCCTCCCTcggcctgccccccgcccccacccggtcCTGCCCCCCATCGCTCCTCACGCCGGGCCTGTCCGCCCAGGTGTGCCGGCCGGCCCTCCGCCACGCGGCCTCGATCCTGGGCTGGTCGAGACTCAAGGCCGTGTTTGCCGAGAGAGACGTATGGACGATCCTCACAGCCGTGGTGAGCGGCAGCCTCCtcgctggcgggggggggggggaggcaggaggccggGGGCCCCGCCTCGCGGGCCATCGTCCCACCCCGTCGGGCCCCACCTGACCCGGCGCCCCGTCCCGTCCCGCAGCTGAAGCAGGAGCCGGGCAAAGCCCTGTGGTTTCTGCGGCAGAGCGTGGTCCTCTTCAAGAGCCCGCAGGCCCCCATCCGCCAGCTGGCCGTGTGGTTCGTAGGTGCGGGACCCTGCGGGCCTGTCCCGGGTCCTCCAGACAGCCCGAGGGCCTGGCACAGCAGGGCCGGGGGACGGGAGGGCCGTCTCCGGCTGCAGGGGTCCCTGCAGGCTCCTGGTCGGGTGGGTGACCCTCCTCACTGGGAACGGGCCTTGTCCCGGGAGgccaggcacccccccccccaccgtgctCCCGGGGGCGGGGTCAGGGCCTCGAGTGAGTGCTGCCCTGCAGGAGGCTCCGAGCCTGTGGGGCTGCCTCCGGTCCCCCCTGGGAAACGCATCTTCGGAGCACAGgggttccctctctctccccctccccctcccccaactccacaGGCCTCGGACCCTCAACCTCATGGGAAAAGTGCAGACCCGAGACTGGCGTCCGCGGCCGTTGCGGGGAGGGGACAACAGACAGGGCGGgcgtgtgggggctggggggaggcccagggtgggggcagccggGCCCCCCTGGGTCCTCCGTGGGCCCTGAGGCGCCGTGTGCCCCGCAGGCCAGATCTCGCGAGTCCTGGACACGGACGTGGGCAGCGGCATGGAGGAGGCATACGACGGTGAGGGGCGGTTTCGCCTCCCGGGGGGAGTGACGCCCGCTGGCCAGGGAGCTCCTggccccccttcccacccccgtGCCCACCCACTGACGCCCCTCCCCCTGAGCTGCGGACTGCCCACCAGCTGGGACTCTTCCTGGGCGCCTCAGAGGGGGGACACCCGACCTCCTCTCATGGGAGGGGCCAGGAGGTTCCCCCCGCTGGGGTGGTGGCCAGGGGTTCCCTCCACCTCACCGcgtcccagcccagggctctgccgCCACCTGTCCCCGAGTGCCGGCTGCCTCGGGCCACCGCTCTCTCTGAAGCTGGGGGGCTCGACTCACGGTTTTGAGCTGGGACAGGGGCGGGGGGACCTTGGTGAGGACCCGGAGGGCTGGTCgtgggcacagggctgggagCAGCCGGCCTGGCGTTCCCCAGCCTGTGCTTGTGACGGAGCGGCGTAGCCCCCGGGGGGAGCTGAAGCTCGGGTTTCCATCCTgccagccccctgcctgccccccagcccccggccccctgtCGCTCTGTGCAGCCGTCCTGGccagtccccacccccgccccctgctccccggcccctgggccagcctcccgccccgccccgccccacccgcacCTCTGGGCAGAGTGAGCGCTGCGTCCCCTCTGCCGCAGCCCTGAAGTCCATGAGGGAGGACCCGGACCCTGCCGTCGGCTGCCTGGCCGAGCAGACCCTGCACGTCCTGGAGGTCAAGGAGCGGCTGCCGCCCAGGACCTCCacctcctgctcctgcctctgcGGCAGGAGGCTCTGAGCCAGCTGCTCCCAAGCCAGGCCCTTGGGCTATGGCCGTGCCCCGGGCCTCGCCCCACGGCCCTGCGCGGGAGAGGAGGCCAGGCGAGCCCTGCTGCACCTGGGAAATAAAGGGAGCTGACCCTGTGGAGCGGGTTTCCTGGTCTTTGTGCGGAGTCTGGGCCTGCCGGGCAGGCCAGGTGGGCGGGCCAGGCCGGGGCCACCGCTCGGGTGCAGCCTCATCGGCAGGGCCCTGGGGATAcaggcccccaccctgccccaccctgccgcccctctgccctctcccactGGGCGGCGAGGCTGAGGGTTGAGGGCGCGTCGATGGAACTCCGTCCCgggagggcagggccctgtgTGGCGGTGAGTCATGCCAGTGCCACAGGCTGGAGAGGGTTTATTAGAAGGCTGGGGAGAGCTCGTAAAACCTCGGGGGACCAGGGGTCCGGCTGCCACTCCCCCGGAGCAGGCCTGCTCTTCAAGCTCTTCAGAGCCGGTGCAGGTGGAGGCCTGGCCTCCGCTCCCCGGGGCAGCCAGACgctgcctcctccctcacccGCCGCAGGGCAGCCGCGTGGGACCCGGGTCGCTGGCCCCCCGGCCcggctctgggggctggggcagtgtCCCAGGATGGTAAAAAGTAGTGCCCCCCCTGGCCAAACCTGCCTGACCGGGGCCCCGCCTGgcaggcctggcctctgcccctgcaCCCAAGTCCCCGGGGGCACGGACCTGCCGCCACCCCCCGCTTCCACCCCCAGCGTTATTTCCTATAATAAGCAGATATCACTCTTataattttgggggggggagcGTTCCACATTAAAGGAACAGGGAACCAATGCCCCTAAACCAGTGttcccgcccccctgcccccaagtgCCTTGGCATCTTCAGGACCCCGGGGGTCCTGGGTTTGGAAAGACCAGCGTTTCGGGGAACactcaggcagggtgggggcgggggtgggggaggggaagggcacagTCCCGGGGAGGAACCCGTTGGTTGAAGTCGGCTCCCCAGCCCCTGATGGGTTCAGCCGCCCCTAGGCCCCTGTTTGCTGGGTTCGCCCCCGCACCCCGGGTCACCCCCACAGTCAACAGTGGTGCCTGTCCCGCAGGGCAGGGCCCTGAAAAACAACGAGCGGGTGGGGAGCCCGGGCGTGGCTCCGCCGGTCCCCAGAAACGGTGTCCTCCGAGGCCACCTAGGGTGCCCGCAGCCccggggggtgggcagtgaggcGGCCATGCGTTCCCTGGGGGCCCAGGTCCCCTCTCCTGGGCCAAGACCCCTGCATCTGCGGACAAGAAGCCCCCCCGCCACACCCCGCCAACTACTTCTGCGCTTCGGACTTCCGGAACCCCGACTGGACCGTCGTGGCCACAGCCTCGGTCCCAGATGACGAGCAGGGACTGTGTGGACGGACAAGGCCACCCCGGGGTTTACTGTCTGGGGCACGAAGCAGTGACCAGCCGGCTGGTGGCGGGGCGGAACtggccccctgctctgccccggCCTGTCCTCCCAGAGGATGGGCCAGCCTCTCGGGagccgctgggggtgggggctcaggggTCCAGTGACCTGTCACGCCCCAGCCCCCCGAAACGGCCCATTCCCTCATCATCCCCTCACTCATTCAGTGCGTGCTCAGCATCTTGGGCCACAACACGCCCCTTGGGGGTGCAGAAACGCGCCGGGCGAAATCGTCCAGCCCGGACTCAGCTGCAGGGAGGTCTTCACAAGAGGGAGTCGGGTGCACGAGGCAGCGGGATCCCCGAGGACCCCGGAGCGGAGGACCCTGAGGCTCAGGCCCCGACGATCAGGGACGTGCCCTGCACAGCGCCCGTGACAGGCCGCCCCAGGGCCGCAGTGGCTGCGTCCCGGAGCCCCACTCCCGTGTCCATGGGGTGCGGTGCCCGTTCCAGGCTGCCTGGCGTCTCACCAACTCCGCGCTATTTCTGTGTCAGAACAATGGGAGTGGAAGGTGGAGCACAGGAGAATTTCACGGGAGAGGGGATGTGAGTTTTTGAAACAGCACTGGAGAATCCTGACTGAGAACGGGGACCCAAGGCCAGTGTGGAGCGGGGTTTGCTTTTATGCTTTCATGTTtcgtaatttttcttttattgttagagaacggggaagggagggagggagggaggaaaacgtcaatgtcaatgtgtggtggcctctcccgcgccccctactggggacctggcccacagcccaggcaggtgccccgactggggatggGACCTGTGAccgtttggttctcaggctggagctcagtccgctgagccccACCGGCCGGGGCTGGAGCTGTTTCCTCCCGAGAGCTGTTCGTGTTTCTCCGCCCCCTCTTCAGCGCTGCCGGGAGGCAGGGACCTGGCGCCCACACATGCAGCACGTCCTCCGGGCCCCCCGCCGCCGACTGGACAGGGGTGCGGGGACGGCAGGTCCGGGGTCCGGGTTCTGACCCTGGCCGTCTCACTAGCTGTGACCCTGCACAAGCCACCTGCTCTCCGAGTGCTCTCACTTCAGAGAGCGAGGACCCCGCCCgtcccagggcagagaggacccagTGAAGAGCCGGACGCGGTGCCCGGTGGGGGCCCAGGTGGGCCCATCCCGGGAGGCAGCACACGGGTGTCGGGGAAACGTGACACGCCCTGCCCCTTCGGAACCGGGTCAGCCCCCCCCCCGGCCCGCCCAGGGCACCCTCACCAGGCCAGCCGCCCCCTGCCCCGAGAAGGGCCACCAGTCCGGTCGGCAGGCCCAGGGACCCCACCGCGGCAGGTGACAGCCATTCGGGTTTTATTCGGGACAACTCCTGAGGGCACACACACATCCGGTCTAGGGGCGGAAATGTACAACGTGAGGCTTAAATAACTTTCATACATATGTACAGTCGCGGGCAGAGGTACAAAACCTATGGATACCTTGTGCTGGCCGCAGAGCACCCGAAGGGGGGGGCCGCACCCGTGGCCCCCGAGGCCCAGCCCGGGGCGGCGGCTGGAAAgagctggtggggagggcagggccccgATTCACATCCGAGGTCTTCTCAGACCCTCGGCTCTTCTTCGCAGAGCAGCGTCCACCTCCGTGCAAGGCCCTCATTGGGACATGGGTGCCAAGGGCTggactggggccctggggccctggggcgtggctgggctggggctggttGAATGccggggagccagggaggggcgTGGACGGGGGAGAACGCGGGTGCCCTGGGAGAGACAGAACTTTCCCTGCACCGACCGACCGAGGGGGTGGCGAGGGCCCGGGGGCTGCgcccagtggggagcacagggCGCAGCTGCCCGTTTGGGATGGTGAGGGGGCCGAGGACGCAGGCTTGGGTCGCCCGGTCGGGAGGAGCTCAGTACTCGCGCACAGACGCTGGCAGGGCCGGAGCAtgccggaggggaggggccgcACCCAGCCCCGGCcgcaggggaggggccgggacaGCGGGTGTGGAGCTGGctcccagctgccctgggggGACCAGTCACCCCATGAcagagacgggggaggggggaagtgcGGGCCCAGGCTCACAGGGACCCAGCGTGGGCTCAGCCAAGAGAAGAttgggggtgtggggtgcaggCAGGGTGCTCCTCCCGGGCCAGGCCTTCCCGCATGGCCTGGCAGCCCGCAGCGGCCCGGCCTCACGCCCTCCGAGGGCCACAGGACAGGACGAGGACGATGACCAGCATCGGAGTGGGCCCTGGTGGGAGGAGGGCCGGCCCCCGAAACGGACCCATGTCCCATGGAGCCGCCTGGGCCCAGAGAGCACGGGCCACCTGCCTTGTGCTCAAACCACGACCAGTTTGTGCTTCCAACACGGGGGTGCTTGTGCCACGAGGCCGGGGGGCCGGCCCCCAGCCGAGTACCTTGGGCCCCacgagggaggggctgggctgctgcCACCGCTGCGGGGCTCGGCTCAGGGAGACTTCAAGTGTCAGGTCGGTGCCGCGCAGGGACAGCAGAGCCGCCGGCGGTGAGGTAGCACGCCATCGGcaatgggtggggggggggcacctggcGGGCCACAGGGCCCCCCCAGCAGGACGCCGGCCGCCCCGCCACGGGGTGACGTGGGGGCAGTCTGTCTGTTTCTGCAGCCTGCGAAGTCAGGCAGGCGAGTCTTCCTTACGGGTCGGCGCTTCCAGCTCAGGCGGGGAGAGGCCGGGGCGGGGACGGACCCGGGGGCATTGCCGGGCACCCCTGGCGGCTGGAAGGGAGGGTCCAGTGTGGGAGACAGATGGTCCTAGGGGCCCACGAGGGCGCGTCCAGCCTGCACAGAGGCTCACGGAGACGTCACCACTGCGTCCAGCGGGGCCACCCGCGCAGAGCAGCATTCTCAGACTGGGGAGGGCTCcgagcagggtgggggcaggagggggcaggctgCGTCGCTCCGGCCCCAGCAGGTGCTGTTCCCTGTCGGGGCAGGCTTGCCTTGGGCCAGGCCGCGGAGGCACCCCAGCCAGACGGAGGAGGTGCCGGGGCGAACAGAGCCGTCGCCGGGGGGCCCCGGGTCCCCGTCCTctgagcagggctgggctcctggcCCCACACTGAGGCGGGCAGCACCGAGTGGAGAAGCGTCCTTGAAGCGGAGCACAGGCCGGGGCGCAGGAGCCGTGGATGCCGAGGTGCCCCAGCAGGGGCCGCACTCAGGTCAACGCCATCCCTGGgcggagcccccagcccctggtgaaCCCGGCACCGCTCTCCCGGAGGGGGCCCCGGCCCACGCCAGTGTTAAGGCTTGAGAATGTCTCCTGAATACTCAAcagagggaaggagtgagggacTTCCCGCCCCTTCAGGGGAGGACGGGAGGGACTGGGGACCATCAGGTGGCTTCCTGCTGGCCACGGCCCCCCGAGCTGCTGCCCACGTGGCCCAGGAGGGActctggggagggggccctggcaggccctgggctctgggcgGGGCACCCTGCCTTCCAGGGCAGCAGGCGTGAGAAGACACAGGTGgtgctgtcccccctccccccggcgaGGCTGGTGTCGGGCTGCCCAGGGCGGGCGCCGGGCCCGGTGGGCGGAGGAAGGCACTGGAACCTCCAGGCAGCTGGGACCGGGTGCACggggggccctggggtgctgcAGGGACGGCCTGGGCTGCACAGCCGAGGGGGGCATTTCCCTCCCCTGCACGGCcacagggagggggctggtgggTTCCTGGCCCCCAGCGCAGAGGGACGGACGGAGCACGTGGAAGAAACTTCAAGTCAGCTTCCAGGAGGCAAGAGCGAACGCTAGAATAAATAACTGAAGCCCGTCTGAGCCTCGGCCCAGGGGAGTCCTTCCAGCAGCCCCGCCTCGGCCCTTGGCACGGGTCCCCGAGGGTCGCCAGAGTCAGCAGAGAGTGGGGGTTCATGGCCAAGGCGCTGGGGGCCCAGCTGCCAACACGGTTTCCATGGTTACCTGAGGACGATGTTTAGGGCTCAGACGCAGCGGGAGCCGTGGTCCAGAGGCTGGGCTGGAGTGCGGGGGCTGCCTCGCCCCCCCTGCAGGGCCACCCCCGGGCCCAGGGCTCCAGGAAGGGCTGGGCCAGCTCAGCAGGGGCCAGTGTGGCCAGTGCAGGGGGGGTGGGGCCGCAGGAGAGGAGCAAGAGGGGAAATGCCCTCCGGTGTCACAGCTTAAATCCCCCCCATGTCTGCCCCCAAGACGGGGGTCGGCGTCCATGGTGGGAAGGTCCAGGGAGGGCGaggaggacggggtggggggcgtggccACCACCCACACCCTGTCCCCAGGGCAGCTGGCCCCGCGGCCGCGGCGTCCCCTCTGTGTGGTGCGGGCTGCTGGGGCCAAGGGCCGGGGCTGTCCTCTGACCTCAGTCCTAGGGGGCGCCCCGGGGTAACCGCCGGACGCTCCAGAGCTTCACTGTCAGGTCACTGGGGGGTGGACAGCGAGTGGCTGGTCAGCCCTCAGCCTGGGCCCGGCTGGCcgccccccactgctccccaaaCACCCAGACGTGGCCAGGGCTCAGGGCCGAGCCCCGGTGAGGACAAGGGTGCAGGgtgctgggcgggggaggggcccgtGTTTTCCTACTGGCTTTTCCCTACAGCGGTTTGGCCTGGTCCAGCCCTGACCGCCCGTCCTGCTCCCCGCGGCCTGGCCGCCCCCCCCGTCCTGGGGTCGCCCCGCCATTCCGGCCCGGAGGGGGGGGCGGAGGAGAGCAGCACAGAGGAGCGGTGGTCTCGTACCGTGGAGAAGCAGCTCAGGCCGaagtggagagagagggggagaggggggagcgggaggaggcggggtcagggcagggtggtggcgcGGCCTTTTATGGCCAGGACCCGGCGAGGAAGGCAGGGGGTGAGTCCGGGGACGTAAGCCCACAGCTTCACCCTGCAGTCGCTGTGGGggagacggggggcgggggggcggaaCAGGCGGGAGTGGGCGGGCGGAGGGGGGGCACGTgcggagagagaaggagagagaaggagagagaagagacctCCGTGAGTGCCTCCCCTCGGGACAGAGCACCTGGGCGCCCCCTGGACAGGGACCAGAGCTGGCTTTGGGGGCGGCTGGGCTGCGCTGTGATTGAGGGCACCCGGGCAGGTGtgaggagagggggcggggcctgctgggTGAGGCActggggccctgcagggggcCCAGCTGCGCTGTGAGTGAGGACACCCGGGCAGGAGtgaggagagggggcggggcctgctgggTGAGGCactggggtcctgcagggggcCCAGCTGCACTGTGATTGAGGGCACCCGGGCAGGTGtgaggagagggggcggggcctgctgggTGAGGCActggggccctgcagggggcCCAGCTGCGCTGTGAGTGAGGACACCCGGGCAGGAGtgaggagagggggcggggcctgctgggTGAGGCActggggccctgcagggggcCCAGCTGCGCTGTGAGTGAGGACACCCGGGCAGGAGtgaggagagggggcggggcctgctgggTGAGGCACtgggccccgcccaggccctgccccgggAGCCCCCCCAGCCACTGCCCACGCGGGGAGGGCGGGCGCCCACCTGGAGGCGGTGAAGATGTGCCTGGTGTTGGTGCAGATGGCGTTGATGGGGCTCTCGTGGCCCTTGATCTCGCCGATGGGCGTGAAGTTGTCCACGTTCCAGACCTTGATGACGCCGGCCCGGCAGGCGCTCAGCAGCATGGGGCGGCCCGGGACGAAGGCCAGGGCGCACACCCAGTCCTTGTGCGCGTTGGGGATTTGCTGGGGGAGGACAGGCGGGTGACGCAGGGCCAGGACCCCCCCACACTTCCGGTGTCCCCAAGCAGGCAGGCCCTGGACGAGGGTCTGCCAGCCTCCCCAGGCTCGGGCCTAAGACCCTGCCCTAGAGGGACCCCCGCCAGCCCTCGGAGGGATCGGGGAAACGAATGCTCCAGGGGCGGGAGGAGAGGCCAGCCTCACGGTCCAGTCCAGGGCAAGGGGTTGGAGcaggtggagggtgggcaggctgggggccCTCGGGCCTGGGCTGCGTGCGGGGAGCGCCTGCCCTGGtccccctgcctgtccccctACCTGGATGAGCTCCTGCTGCTCCAGGTCCCACTTCTTGATGCCGTTGTCCCGGGAGCCACTGAAGAGGACGTCCCCGTGGATGGCCAGGCACTCGATGCCGTCGTAGTGCGGCGGCTCAAAGTTGTGGGTGGGGCCGATGGTGCCGGCCACGCACTCCCCCAGCTCGAACATCTGCAGGGCGGGTGCAGGGAGGCCCCAGAGTCACCTGCCGCCGGTGCAGCCTTGGGACAACCCAGGAGACGCGGCGGACCGGCACTTCCCGCCCACGGCTCTGGCCTCTTCGGGGCACGCTGTCCACTGTGTGGCCAGAGGTCCTGACATTTTTCACGGGTGCCCTCCGGGCAgcaaggggaggggcagagggaggagcagagggagagacGCCCAACGTCTCGGGTACCTTGACGTAGTGGTCCTTGGAGCCGGTCACCACCAGGTCGTGCTGGCTGGCCGTCTGGGTGACCGTCAGGCACATCACGGGCCCGATGTGGCCGGTCAGCTTGCCGACGGGCTGGAACCTGCGGAAggacccagaggg containing:
- the LOC118498281 gene encoding maestro heat-like repeat-containing protein family member 1: MCTEVMHATFLFGAAFSNPPGLAFSRALLRCPDVAASVDDATVHVLAEWFQCEEPTTVRLLLQVVETFRRHGNMVTGAGPPIPPQSRQLQLLQPYLLSCCYSLDGDIVAETLLVLRGLVDSLRWPQSSSFLVRLTFTLEPFFEAESESLRLAAFEIYGTLLAKVKGTYLAFPLKHQVLNLLVLLVLHLADRNVGVVQVCRPALRHAASILGWSRLKAVFAERDVWTILTAVLKQEPGKALWFLRQSVVLFKSPQAPIRQLAVWFVGQISRVLDTDVGSGMEEAYDALKSMREDPDPAVGCLAEQTLHVLEVKERLPPRTSTSCSCLCGRRL